The following nucleotide sequence is from Futiania mangrovi.
CTTTTGCGGGGCGGCGGGGACCGTCACCGGCTCGTGCTACCTGCTGCGACACCCGGGCGGGGCGTTCCTCGTCGATTGCGGCATGTTCCAGGGGCCGAAAACGCTGAAGGAGTTGAATTACGGCGCCTTTCCCTTTGATGCGCGCAAGATCGACTTCGTGCTGCTGACCCATGCGCATGTCGACCATTCGGGCCTCGTGCCGAAGCTGATCCGCCACGGCTTTTCCGGCCCGATCTACGCGACCGAGGGTACGCGCGACCTTCTCTCCTACATGCTTCCCGACAGCGGCTACATCCAGGAGAGCGAGGTCGAGCACCTGAACCGCCGCAACCGGCAGAGAGGCCGCCCGCCGGTCGAGCCCATCTACACCCGCGCCGACGGGGTGCGCGCGCTCGAAGCCTTCCGCACGGTCGACTACGACCGCTGGACGCATGTCGGTGAGGGGGTGCGGGCGCGCTTCTGGAACGCGGGGCACATCCTCGGTTCGGCCTCCATCGAGATCGAGATCGCGACCGGAGAGGCCGACCCTGAAAAGCTGCGGATGCTGTTTTCCGGAGACCTGGGGCCCGAGCACAAGATCTTCCATCCCGACCCGGAGGGACCGGAGAACCTCGACCATGTGATCTGCGAGTCGACCTATGGCGGGCGCTCGCGGCCAACGGTCACGCCGCGTGACCGGCGGCGCCAGTTCGCCGACGAGGTCAACCGCGCACTCGCAGACGGCGGGATCCTGCTCATCCCGTCCTTCGCGGTCGAGCGCACGCAGGAGCTTCTGGCCGACCTCGCGATCCTGATGGCGCAGGGGCAGGTGGCGCGCGTTCCCGTCTTTCTCGACAGCCCGCTGGCGATCCGCGCGACGGAGGTGTTCGACCGCCACGCGGGCGACCTGGAGGACACGGCTGGTCCGCGCGATCTCTTCCACCTGCCGAACCTGCATTTCTCCGAGACGGTGGATGAGAGCAAGGCCATCGCGCGGTTTACCTCCGGCGCGATCATCATGGCGGCGAGCGGCATGTGCGAGGCCGGCCGTATCCGCCATCACCTGAAGAACTATCTCTGGCGCGACAATGCGACGGTGCTGATCGTCGGCTACCAGGCGCCGGGCACGCTCGGCGCGCTGCTGCTCGAGGGCCGCAAGGACGTGCGCATCATGGGCGAGGACGTGAAGGTCCGCGCAGAGATCCGCCAGATCGACCTCTATTCCGGCCACGCCGACGGCGACGAACTGGTGGAATGGGTGAAGGAGCGGCTGCCCATCTCCCGCACGGTGTTTCTCACGCACGGCGAGGAAAGCGCGCTCGCCGCGCTGCGCGACGGGCTGGTCGCCGCGGGCTGCGAGGCCGACCGCGTCGTCATTCCGCGCATCGACGACGAGGTCGACCTGCTGGGCAAGGGGCCGGTGCGGGCAGAGCGGAAGGGGCCGCGGCGGCTCGAACCGGAGGCGGTCTCGGCGCTCGATTGGCACAATGATCTCGCGCAGTTCTCGCTCGATCTTCGCGCTGAACTTGAACAGGCCGCGGACGAGCGGGCGCGCAAGGTGATCCTGCGCCGCATGCGCCGTGCGCTCGAAGGGGCAGAGGAATGAGCGGCGGCACATCGCACTCATCGGAGAGGGAGAGGCAGTGGCCATGACCACGCGGCAGACCTTCACGACGTCGAGCCATTGGGGCGCCTACACGCTGACCGTCGAGGACGGCCGCATCGTCGGCGTCGACCCCTTCGCAGGCGATCCGGAGCCCTCGGCCATCGGCCAGTCCATAGCGGACGCCGTCGACAGCGAGGCGCGGGTGACGCAGCCGATGGTGCGCAAGGGCTGGCTTGAGAACGGGCCGGGCCCCGCGGGCGGTGCGCGCGGGCGCGAGCCCTTCGTGCCGGTCAGCTGGGAGACCGCCACCGACCTCGTCGCGGGCGAGATCGCCCGGGTGCGCGAGGCGCACGGCAACCAGGCGATCTACGGCGGCTCCTACGGCTGGGCGAGCGCGGGCCGCTTTCACCATGGCCAGAGCCAGGTGCACCGCTTCCTCAACTGCATCGGCGGCTACACCTACTCGGTGAAGAGCTACAGCACGGCGGCAGCGCAGGTGATCGTGCCGCATGTGCTGGGCCTCAACTTCCTCGACATGATGTGGCACCACACGCCGCGCTGGCCGCTGATCGCGGAACACACGGACCTGTTCGTCATGTTCGGCGGCATCGGCTCGAAGAACGCGCAGGTCAGCATGGGCGGCGTGACGCGGCACAGCACGGGGCCGTGGCTGAAGGAATGCCGCCGCCGCGGCGTCGATTTCGTGAACGTGAGCCCACTGGCGAGCGACACGCTGGCCGAGGTCGACGCGCAATGGCTGCCCGTCGTTCCGAACACCGACGTGGCGCTGATGCTCGGGCTTGCCCATGTGCTCGAAACGGAAGGGCTGACGGACCGGGAGTTTCTGGCGACGCGGGCGACGGGCTATGAGAAGTTCCGGCCCTATCTCCTTGGAGAGACGGACGGAACGCCGAAGACGCCGGAGTGGGCCGCGCCGATCTGCGGTATCGATGCGGAGACGATCCGCGCCCTCGCCCGGCGCATGGCGCAGGGGTGCACGCTGATCTCGGTCAGCTGGTCGCTGCAGCGCGCGCACCATGGCGAGCAGCCTTACTGGATGGCGGCAACGCTGGCCGCGATGCTGGGCCAGATCGGGCTTCCGGGCGGCGGCGTCGGCTATGGCTATGGGGCGATCGGCGGCATCGGCACGCCGATCAAGCGGCTCGACGGCATGACGCTGCCGCAGGGGCAGAACCCCGTCGGAACCTTCATTCCCGTGGCGCGGATCGCGGACATGCTGCTCAATCCGGGCGAACCCTTCGATTACGACGGCAAGCGGCTCACCTATCCCGACATCAGGCTCGTCTACTGGTGCGGCGGCAACCCGTTCCACCATCACCAGGACCTGAACCGGCTGGAACAGGCCTGGCAGCGCCCGGAGACGGTGATTGTCAACGAACCCTGGTGGACGCCCACCGCGAAGCGCGCCGACATCGTGCTGCCCGCAACTACGCCCTACGAGCGCAACGACATCGGCCGCGCCGGCTCCGACGCCTTCGTGATCGCGATGAAGCAGGCGGTCCAGCCGTTCGGGCAGGCGCGCGACGACTACACGATCTTCGCGGACATCTCGGAAAAGCTGGGCGTGCGTGCGGCGTTCACCGAGGGGCGCGACGCGCAAGACTGGCTGGAACACCTCTACGACCGCTTCCGGCAGGGAATCGCGGCCGAGGGGCTGACACTCCCGCCGTTCGAGAGCTTCTGGGAGCAGGGCATCGTCGAACTTCCCGTGGAGGGCGACGAGCATGTCGACGTGCCCTTCGGCGACTTCCGCAAGGATCCGGCGGCCCATCCGCTGAAGACGCCGTCGGGCAAGGTCGAGATCTTCTCGCAGACCATCGCGGGCTTCGGCTATGACGATTGCCCCGGCCATCCGGCGTGGATGGAGCCCGCGGAATGGCTGGGTGCGCCGCTGGCGAAGACCTGGCCGCTGCACCTCGTCTCGCCGCAGCCGGCGACAAAGCTGCACAGCCAGCTCGACTTCGGACGGACGAGCGCGAACGCCAAGGTGCAGGGCCGCGAGGTCGTGACGATGCACCCCGACGACGCAGCAGCGCGCGGCATCGCGAACGGCGACGCGGTGCGCATCTTCAACGCGCGGGGCGCCTGCCTGTCGATCGCGCGCCTCAGCGATGCGATCCGGCCGGGCGTGGTGGCACTGCCCACGGGCGCCTGGTTCGATCCGGCCCGCGAGGGCAGCTCTCTCGAGCGGCACGGGAACCCCAATGCGCTGTCGCTCGACACCGGCACGTCGAAGCTGGGGCAGGGGTCGTCCGCACATACGGCGCTCGTCGAGTTGGAGCGTTTCGAGGGGCCACTTCCGCCCGTGGAGGCCTTCGCCCCGCCGCCCGTCGTCAGCCGCTGACCACGCCTCCTCCGGGGACGGCGCGAGGGAGCGGGAACGACCGAGAGGGTTTGACATACCGAGTAGTATGTTAGACGATTGGCTTAACGCCGGGGCAACCGGCGAGGGCTGGCCGCAGGACGGCGACAGGGGAGGCAAGGTGGCGGATGGCGATGCGTGTCGCAGGCTTTCCGGCCGAGAGGGCGAGGAAGGGATGAGCGCGTTTCCGGCGCTCTTCTCTCCGTTTCGTCTTGGCAGCCTTGCGCTCGCCAATCGCATCGTCATGGCCCCGATGGAAACCAACATGTCGGGTCCGGACGGAAGCGTCACCGACCGGATGATCGCCTATTACGCGGCGCGGGCCGCGGGCGGGGCGGGCCTCGTCACGGTCGAGTTCACCTGCGTCGACCGCCCGGCGGGTCTCGGCGCAAGCCCGCAACTGAGCCTCGACAGCGACGATCTGATCGCGGGGCATCGGCGTCTCGTGGACGCGATCCATGCCGCGGGTTCGAAGGCCTGCCTGCAGATCCATCACGCCGGGCGGCAGACGCTCCTGAGGCACACGGGCGGCGTGCAGCCGGTCGCACCCTCGGCCATCGCCTGCCGGTCGTTCCGGGTGCAGCCGCGCGAGCTTACCGTGCCGGAGATCGCAGGCCTGGTCGACAGGTTCGCCGCCGCCGCCGCGCGCGCGGTCGAGGCGGGCTACGACGCCATCGAACTGCACGGCGCGCATGGCTACCTGCTCGGCCAGTTCCTGTCGCCGCACAGCAACCGGCGCACCGACATCTACGGCGGGGACGAGGCACGCCGCCTGCGCTTCCCTTGCGAGGTGATCGCGGCGGTGAAGGCCGCGGCGGGCGGCCGGCCGGTGATCTATCGCCTTTCCGCGGCAGAATATGTGGAGGGCGGCCTCACCATCGAGGACACGGTGCGCCTCGCCCCATACCTGACGGCGGCCGGGGCGGACGCGCTGCATGTCTCGACGGGGACCGGGGAGCGGCTCGACTGCAACGTCGATCCGGTGAACCACGCGGAGGGATGGCGGCTGCCGCTCGCCCGCGCGATCCGGGAGGCCGCTGGCGTGCCGGTGATCGGCGTCGGCGTCATTCGCCATCCGGAGGTCGCCGACAAGGCGGTGGCGGGCGGCGACTGCGATCTCGTCGCGCTGGGCCGCGCGCTGCTGGTCGATCCGCAGTGGCCGGAGAAGGCGCGGGACGGACGGGCGGGCGAGATCCGCCCCTGCACCTCCTGCAACTGGTGCATCGACCGGCTGATGGCGGACGTGCCCGTGGGCTGCGCGGAGAACCCGCGGGCGGGCCGCGAGGGTGAGCCCGATCCGTTGTCAGCGCGGGCGGAGGGACTGCGTGCAATTGTCGTCGGCGCGGGGCCGGGCGGTATCCAGGCGGCGCTGATGCTGGACGCGGCGGGGATGGACGTGACGCTGCTCGAAAGGCGCACCGCGCCCGGGTCCGGCGTGACGGTCTCGGGCATGCCGCCGGGCAAGGACAAGTTTCTGTGGTACCGTGACCATCTCGCGGGAGAGCTGGCCCGAAGCCGGGTTGCCCTGCGCTGCGGTGTGGAGGCGACGCCGGACATGGTCGCACAGATGCACCCCGACCTTGCGGTGGTGGCGATCGGCGGAACGGACCGCCGCCCGTCCGTGCCGGGGCTCGGCCTGCCGAACGTCGTTCCGGCCTACGAGGTCCTCGCGGGCGAGGTGGCGCTGGCCGACGGGCCGCTCGTCGTCTGGGGCGGGGGCGAGACGGGCTGCGAGGCCGCCGAACACGCCGCCGCGCAAGGGCGCCGCGTGACGCTTGTGACGGCGGGGCCGGAGAAGCGGCTCGCGCGCCGCGCGCAACTGATCTACCGGCGTCAGCTTCTCAAAAGGATTGCCGAGAACCCGTCGATCGAGGTGCGCGCGGGTTGCCGGATGCTGGAAATCCTGCCCGATGGCGTCCGCGTCGCGGGGGAGGACGGCGCGGTGGGGCACATCCCCGCAGTGCAGGTGCTGGTCGCGCAGGGGCGGGGCGCGCAGGCGGATTTCGCCGAAACGCTTGCCGCGCGCGGTCTCGCCGTCGCCGAGATCGGCGACTGCCGCGACGTGCGCCGGATCGGCGACGCGGTCGACGACGCCTACGAGGCGGTCGCGAGCTTTCTCACGTCGCGTGCGTCCGGGAAGGGCGGGACGGCGTCCCGGCCATGGACCTGGCCCGCGCGCGGCGCACTACAGCCTTCCGCACCGGCGGCCAGCCGCCAGGCGGACACGACAGACAAGGGGCGGCTGAACGCCCCGGACCGGACGGCCGCGGTCTGAACAGCCCGCGCCCGCACACGCAAGAAGGAGGAGGAGACGCATGAAGCGCAAGTTGATGACATGGCTCGCCGCCGGCCTCATGGCCGTCGGGGGCGCGGCGCACGCCGCAGACGCGCCGAAGGATCCCGAGGTGTTCCGGATCGGCGCGATCCTGGCCATGAGCGGCAAGGCCGACTGGTACGGCAAGGTCATGAGCCAGGGCATCCTGCAGGCCGTCGAGGAGATCAACGCCAAGGGCGGTATCGACGGCATCAAGCTGGAAGCCGTGATCGAGGACCACAAGAGCGGCGTCGCCAAGGAAGGCGTCGCGGCCATGAACCGCCTGATGAACCTCTACAACGTCCAGGTGGTGCTGACGTCGTTCTCGCCGCCGACGCTGGCCATCGCGCCGATCGCCGACGAGAAGGGCATCCTGCTGCTCAATGGCGGCGGCGTGAGCACGGCACTCGTGGGCGCGTCGAAGTACCTGTTCCACAACCGCTCGCTGGCGTCCGACCTCGGCCGTGCGGCGGCGGCGCGCGCGAACGACCAGGGCCTTAAGAAGATGGCGCAACTCGCGTGGAAGACCGACGCGGGCGAGAGCGTGATCGCGGGCGTCGAGCCCTATTGGAAGAACCTGGGCGGCACCATCGTGGCGACCGAGTTCATGGACGTCGGCGCGCCGAACATCGACACGCAGGCGGCCAAGATCCGGGCGTCCAACCCGGACTGGGTGGCGCTCTGGCTGTTCAGCCCGGATCCGGGCCTCGCCATCAAGCGCGTGCGCGAGTTCGGCATGAAGGTGCCGATCATTGGCATCGAGTACACCGACGACATCGCCAAGGGGGCGGGCAAGTTCATCGAGGGGTATGAGTACACCTCCGACTACTTCACCCCGTCGGCAGGCTGGTCGAAGTCGTTCTCCGACGGCTACCAGCAGCGTTATGGCGCCGCACCGGAGTTCTATGCCGCCAACTACTACGAGGCGGTCTATGTCGCGGCGGAGGCGATCCGCCGGGCGCGCGCCAAGGGCGGCGACTACTACAAGGGCGACAAGCTGGCTGCCGAGATCCGGGCGAACCCGGTCTTCGACAGCGTCTACGGCGACACCATGACCTACCAGGACAACGGCGTCGCAACGAAGCCGGTCGCGCTGTTCAAGGTGGAGGACGGCAAGCCCGTCTTCCAGAAGTACGTCAAAGCCCAGTGACACCTGGGGCACGGGCCTGAAGACCCGGAGGGCGGCATGGCGCCGCCCTCCGGCCTGCCCGCAACCGAGGCCGTATTCCGATGGATCTTCTGCTCCAGCTACTCGTCAACGGGTTCATCAACGGAAGCCATTACGCGCTTCTGGGGGTGAGCTTCGGACTGATCTTCGCCACGACACGCATCGTGCACTTCGCCTATGGCCCGGTGTTCACGGTCGCCGCCTATTGCGGGTGGTTCGTGTCCGGCGCGATGGGCCTGCCCGTCGTTCTGGGCTTCGCGGCCGCAATCGGCGCGGCGGTGGTGCTCGGCGTGCTCAGCTATCTCGTGGTCTACCGCCCGCTCGAGCTTAACAACGCGCCGCACCTCGTGCCGCTGATCGCCTCGCTCGGCCTCTACATCGTGATCGAGAACATGGTGGGGATCGTCTTCGGGTCGGGTGTCCGGGTGGTGGACGACCTCAGCTACGAGATCTTCCTCGTGGGCCCGCTGTTCTTCACGGAGATCCATGTCTGGCAGGTGGCGAGCTTCGTCATCCTCGGCCTCGCGCTGTTCGCGTTCCTGCGCCACACCCGCTACGGCAAGGCGATCCTCGCCATGACCGACAATGCGGAGATGGCGCGCGTCATCGGCATCGACACGTTCCGCATCACCATTCTCGTGTTCGTCATAGGCTCGGCCATCTCGGCGGTGCCGGCCATGCTGATCCTGCTGAAGGACGGCGGCAGCACGCACATGGGTTTCGCGGCCGTGTTCATGGGCTTCGTCGCGGTCTTCATCGGCGGCATCGGCTCGCTGAAGGGGGCGGCTGTGGGCGGCTTCGTCCTCGGCCTCGTGGAGAGCCTCGGCCTCTGGCAGATCCCGACCGAATGGCAGAACTCCATCGCCTTCGTCGTGCTGTTCCTGATGATCATGCTGCGCCCGCAGGGGCTGTTCGGCACCAACCGGACCTGAGGGGCGGACCATGGACTATCTTCTGCACATCCTGGTGATGGTCTGCTTCTACGCAATCCTCGCCACATCGTTCAATCTGCTGATCGGCTTCGCGGGTCTGTTCGCGCTGTCGCACGCGGCGTTCTACGCCTTCGGCGCCTATGCGACGGCCATCGCGACGACGACGCTCGGCCTGCCGTTCCCGCTGCCGCTGCTGCTGTCGATCGTGGTCGCGGGCTTCATCGGCGTGCTGATCGCGCTGCCGGCGCTGAGGGTCGCGGGCGAGTATCTCGTGGTCGTCTCGCTGGCCCTGCAGATCATCGCCATCGAGGTCTTCATCAACTGGAAGGAAGTGACCGGCGGCACCGACGGGATCAGCGGCGTGCCGAAGCTCGAACTCTTCGGCTTCGGCTTCGACTCGCCCGGCAAGTTCCTGATCCTCGCGGTGGTCATGGCGGTCTTCTGCTTCTGGGTGGCGACGCGGCTTGCCCGCTCTCCGTTCGGGCGCGCGCTGAGGGCGATGCGCGAGAACGAGAGCGCGGCCCAGGCCGTGGGCAAGAACATCCTTTACATGAAGGTCTCGGTCTTCGCCGTGTCGGCGAGCCTCGCGGCCATCGCGGGCTGGATGTTCGCGCGCTACTTCTCCTATGTGGGCGCCGACAGCTTCACCATCGACGAGACCATCTACATCCTCGCCATGGTGATCCTCGGCGGCACGGGTAACCTCTGGGGCTCGGTGCTGGGCGCGGCGATCCTGGTCATCCTGCCGGAGCTTCTGAAGTTCATCGACATGCCGGTCGACATCGCCGACAAGATGCGGCTCGTCATGTACGGCGTGGTGCTGGTCCTCATCCTGCGCTTCCGGCCGGAGGGCATGCTGCCCGAACCGCGCGGTCTCGCGGCCATGACGGTCGACCTCTCCGGCGAGGACCTGAAGCCCGCGCGCGAGGGCGAGACCTTCCGCGGCGGCAGCGCGCAGAAGGGCGAGGTCGTGATGCGCGGCACCGACCTGAAGAAGACCTTTGGCGGCATCACCGCGGTCTCGCATCTCTCCATCGAGCTGAAGAGCGGCTGGATCACCGGCCTGATCGGTCCGAACGGGGCGGGCAAGACAACGGCGTTCAACCTGCTCACGGGCTTCCTCAAACCCACCGGTGGCGAGATCGAGCTGCGCGGGCGCAAGGTGGAGAACCTGAAGCCTCACCAGGTCGTCGGAAGCGGGGTCGCGCGGTCCTTCCAGGACCTGCGGCTCTTCACCAAGATGACGGTGATCGAGAACGTGATCGTCGCGCTTCCCGGCCAGTCGGGCGACAACCTGGCGAACGTCTATTTCCGGCCCTGGGCGGTGCGCGCGGAGGAGCATGAGAACGCCGCCCGCGCAATGGAGATCCTGCGGTTCGTGGATCTCGACGGCAAGGCGCACGAGACGGCGGAGAACCTGTCCTACGCGGAGGAGAAGCTGCTGGTGGTTGCCCGCCTGCTGGCGACGGGGGCGGAGGTGCTGCTGTTCGACGAGCCGCTATCGGGCCTCGACCGCACGACGCTGCAGGAAATCTTCCCCGTCATCCGCAAGCTCGCGGAGAACGGCAAGACGATCTGCATCATCGAGCACAACCTCGACGTCATCAAGGAACTCTGCGACGTCGTCTACTTCCTCGACGAGGGGCACGCCATGGCCATCGGCACCCCCGACGAGGTCATGAACGATCCCGAGCTGGCGACGAGGTACTTCAAATGAGCGACGCGATCCTCGAAACGCGCGGGCTGGCCGCGGGGTATGGCAAGAAGCGTGTGATCTTCGGCATCGACCTCGCGCTGAAGAAGGGCGAGGTGCTGCTGGTCCTCGGCCACAACGGTGCGGGCAAGACCACGCTGATGCAGGCGATCTTCGGCCTCCTCAAGCCGATGGACGGCCAGGTCCTGCTCGACGGGCGCGACATCACGGGGCGCACGCCGGCCGCCAACGTGCACGACGGCGTCGCCTTCGTGCCGCAGGGCCACGGCATCTTCCGTACGCTGTCGGTGCGCGACAACCTCGAACTCGGCGGTTTCGTCGAGGAGGAGAAGGACAAGCTGCCCGAGCGCATCCAGACGGTCTATGAGCTGTTCCCGGTCCTGAAGGAGCGGCAGAACCAGATCGGCGGCACCATGTCGGGCGGCCAGCAGCAGATGCTCGCCATCGGCATGGCACTGATGCATGCCCCCCGCGTGCTCATCCTGGACGAGCCGTCCATCGGCCTCGCTCCGAACCTCGTCGAGCGCGTCATGCAGTCGATCCGCCAGATCAACGAGCGGTTCGGCACCTCGATCCTCATGGTGGAGCAGAACGTGCAGTACAGCCTGCCCATCGCGCACCGGGCGACGGTCATCAAGACCGGCGAGGTCGTCTACAACGGCGATCCCGCGCCACTGGGCGACCATGTGAAGCTGATGACGCTGTTCTGATTTCCGAGACAACGGAGACGACGAGAGCCATGACCCAACGCTGGAAGAAACGCCCAGAGGGCTCTACCTGGGGCGATTTCGGCCCCGACGACGAGAACGGGCGGCTGAACCTGCTGACGCCGGAGCGGGTAAGGCGCGCGGTCGCCGAGGTGAAGGAAGGGCGGACGTTCTGCCTCAGCCTGCCGCTTGACTATCCCGGCGGCAACCTGCTGAACGATCGGCGCCATCCGCCGCGCACCTTTTCCACGATCCGGGACGGCAAGGCGAATTACAACTACCGGCTCGACCAGCACGACGGGGCGCTGACCGACGTCATCAGCGACGACGCCGCCCTGATCCATTTGCAGTATTCGACGCAGTGGGACGGGCTCTCACACGTCGGCAGCCTGTTCGACGCCGACGGCGACGGCGTGCCGGAGGTGGTCTATTACAACGGCTGGCGGGGCGGTGAGGACATCGTCGGCCCGTCGGGTCACGCGCACGGCGACGGCTGCAGCGAATACGAGGGCGCGCACGCCGACCGCCTCGGCATCGAGAAGATGGCGCAGCGGTGCGTGCAGGGCCGCGGCGTGATGGTCAACCTCAACGCCCACTTCGGCGAGGAGCGCAAGCTCGTCGGTTACGACGAGCTGATGGCCGTCATGGAGGCGGACAAGGTTGAGGTGGAGGAGGGCGACATGCTCTGCCTGCACACGGGCTTTGCGCGCATGGTGCTGCGCATGAACAGGACGCCCGACCCGAAGAAGCTGCACGGTGCCTGCCCGGTGCTGAACGGGCGCGACAAGCGGCTGCAGAACTGGATCACCGACACCGGGATCGCGGTGCTCATTGCTGACAATTACGCGGTCGAGGCCTATCCGTCCGAGCCGGGCGAGGGCAAGCACGCGGCCCTGCCGCTGCACGAGCATTGCCTGTTCAAGCTGGGCGTGCACCTGGGCGAGCTTTGGTACCTGTCCGATCTCGCCGATTACCTGCGGGCCAACGGCCGGTCGCGCTTCCTGCTGACCGCGCCGCCCCTGCGCCTGCCGGGCGCGGTGGGTTCGCCCGCGACGCCGGTCGCAACCGTCTGAGATGGAAAAGGCCCGGCGCGTACTTCGCTCCGGGCCTTGATGCTTCCCAGGGGACGAGGCAGTCAGTCGACGATGCCGTCGCGTCCCTCAATGGTCATGAGCGTCGCGGTCAGGTGGGCGGCGAGCTTCTCCCGCCCGTCCGCGATGGCCACGACGTCGGTCTGGGCGAGCGTGAGCGTGCGCCCGGCCTTCAGCACGCGCCCCCGGGCCACGATCCGCTCCCCCGCGGCCGGCGCGAGGAAGTTGACCTTGAACTCGGTCGTGAGCACGCCCACGCCTGCCGGCATCAGGCTCAACGCCGCATAGCCCGCGGCGCTGTCGGCGATGGCGGCGACGGCGCCGCCATGTACAAAGCCATACTGCTGCGACACCGCGGGCGCGACCGGGAGGGCGATCTCCACCTTGCCCGGGTCGAGCCGCACGATGGACGCGCCGAGCGTGGTCATCAGGCCCTGCTTGCCGAAGCTCTGCAGGACGCGCGACCGGAAGTCCGGGTCCTTCGCTGCGTGCGCGCTCAAGCGGGACGGGTCCTTACACCGGATCCCAGGAGAACACGTCCGCCGAGACCTGGAGCGGCACGAAGCTGCCCTTCAGCGCGGGCA
It contains:
- a CDS encoding MBL fold metallo-hydrolase; translated protein: MALTMTFCGAAGTVTGSCYLLRHPGGAFLVDCGMFQGPKTLKELNYGAFPFDARKIDFVLLTHAHVDHSGLVPKLIRHGFSGPIYATEGTRDLLSYMLPDSGYIQESEVEHLNRRNRQRGRPPVEPIYTRADGVRALEAFRTVDYDRWTHVGEGVRARFWNAGHILGSASIEIEIATGEADPEKLRMLFSGDLGPEHKIFHPDPEGPENLDHVICESTYGGRSRPTVTPRDRRRQFADEVNRALADGGILLIPSFAVERTQELLADLAILMAQGQVARVPVFLDSPLAIRATEVFDRHAGDLEDTAGPRDLFHLPNLHFSETVDESKAIARFTSGAIIMAASGMCEAGRIRHHLKNYLWRDNATVLIVGYQAPGTLGALLLEGRKDVRIMGEDVKVRAEIRQIDLYSGHADGDELVEWVKERLPISRTVFLTHGEESALAALRDGLVAAGCEADRVVIPRIDDEVDLLGKGPVRAERKGPRRLEPEAVSALDWHNDLAQFSLDLRAELEQAADERARKVILRRMRRALEGAEE
- a CDS encoding molybdopterin guanine dinucleotide-containing S/N-oxide reductase gives rise to the protein MTTRQTFTTSSHWGAYTLTVEDGRIVGVDPFAGDPEPSAIGQSIADAVDSEARVTQPMVRKGWLENGPGPAGGARGREPFVPVSWETATDLVAGEIARVREAHGNQAIYGGSYGWASAGRFHHGQSQVHRFLNCIGGYTYSVKSYSTAAAQVIVPHVLGLNFLDMMWHHTPRWPLIAEHTDLFVMFGGIGSKNAQVSMGGVTRHSTGPWLKECRRRGVDFVNVSPLASDTLAEVDAQWLPVVPNTDVALMLGLAHVLETEGLTDREFLATRATGYEKFRPYLLGETDGTPKTPEWAAPICGIDAETIRALARRMAQGCTLISVSWSLQRAHHGEQPYWMAATLAAMLGQIGLPGGGVGYGYGAIGGIGTPIKRLDGMTLPQGQNPVGTFIPVARIADMLLNPGEPFDYDGKRLTYPDIRLVYWCGGNPFHHHQDLNRLEQAWQRPETVIVNEPWWTPTAKRADIVLPATTPYERNDIGRAGSDAFVIAMKQAVQPFGQARDDYTIFADISEKLGVRAAFTEGRDAQDWLEHLYDRFRQGIAAEGLTLPPFESFWEQGIVELPVEGDEHVDVPFGDFRKDPAAHPLKTPSGKVEIFSQTIAGFGYDDCPGHPAWMEPAEWLGAPLAKTWPLHLVSPQPATKLHSQLDFGRTSANAKVQGREVVTMHPDDAAARGIANGDAVRIFNARGACLSIARLSDAIRPGVVALPTGAWFDPAREGSSLERHGNPNALSLDTGTSKLGQGSSAHTALVELERFEGPLPPVEAFAPPPVVSR
- a CDS encoding oxidoreductase; this encodes MSAFPALFSPFRLGSLALANRIVMAPMETNMSGPDGSVTDRMIAYYAARAAGGAGLVTVEFTCVDRPAGLGASPQLSLDSDDLIAGHRRLVDAIHAAGSKACLQIHHAGRQTLLRHTGGVQPVAPSAIACRSFRVQPRELTVPEIAGLVDRFAAAAARAVEAGYDAIELHGAHGYLLGQFLSPHSNRRTDIYGGDEARRLRFPCEVIAAVKAAAGGRPVIYRLSAAEYVEGGLTIEDTVRLAPYLTAAGADALHVSTGTGERLDCNVDPVNHAEGWRLPLARAIREAAGVPVIGVGVIRHPEVADKAVAGGDCDLVALGRALLVDPQWPEKARDGRAGEIRPCTSCNWCIDRLMADVPVGCAENPRAGREGEPDPLSARAEGLRAIVVGAGPGGIQAALMLDAAGMDVTLLERRTAPGSGVTVSGMPPGKDKFLWYRDHLAGELARSRVALRCGVEATPDMVAQMHPDLAVVAIGGTDRRPSVPGLGLPNVVPAYEVLAGEVALADGPLVVWGGGETGCEAAEHAAAQGRRVTLVTAGPEKRLARRAQLIYRRQLLKRIAENPSIEVRAGCRMLEILPDGVRVAGEDGAVGHIPAVQVLVAQGRGAQADFAETLAARGLAVAEIGDCRDVRRIGDAVDDAYEAVASFLTSRASGKGGTASRPWTWPARGALQPSAPAASRQADTTDKGRLNAPDRTAAV
- a CDS encoding ABC transporter substrate-binding protein, with protein sequence MKRKLMTWLAAGLMAVGGAAHAADAPKDPEVFRIGAILAMSGKADWYGKVMSQGILQAVEEINAKGGIDGIKLEAVIEDHKSGVAKEGVAAMNRLMNLYNVQVVLTSFSPPTLAIAPIADEKGILLLNGGGVSTALVGASKYLFHNRSLASDLGRAAAARANDQGLKKMAQLAWKTDAGESVIAGVEPYWKNLGGTIVATEFMDVGAPNIDTQAAKIRASNPDWVALWLFSPDPGLAIKRVREFGMKVPIIGIEYTDDIAKGAGKFIEGYEYTSDYFTPSAGWSKSFSDGYQQRYGAAPEFYAANYYEAVYVAAEAIRRARAKGGDYYKGDKLAAEIRANPVFDSVYGDTMTYQDNGVATKPVALFKVEDGKPVFQKYVKAQ
- a CDS encoding branched-chain amino acid ABC transporter permease, which produces MDLLLQLLVNGFINGSHYALLGVSFGLIFATTRIVHFAYGPVFTVAAYCGWFVSGAMGLPVVLGFAAAIGAAVVLGVLSYLVVYRPLELNNAPHLVPLIASLGLYIVIENMVGIVFGSGVRVVDDLSYEIFLVGPLFFTEIHVWQVASFVILGLALFAFLRHTRYGKAILAMTDNAEMARVIGIDTFRITILVFVIGSAISAVPAMLILLKDGGSTHMGFAAVFMGFVAVFIGGIGSLKGAAVGGFVLGLVESLGLWQIPTEWQNSIAFVVLFLMIMLRPQGLFGTNRT